One window of the Candidatus Zixiibacteriota bacterium genome contains the following:
- a CDS encoding putative Asparagine--tRNA ligase (Evidence 3 : Putative function from multiple computational evidences; Product type e : enzyme) produces the protein MRHLDVIQGAFKDTTYLRSKLLAAARDWFEENSFMEISVPCITGATGSCEWFPNAMPVTMFNENGGELNMFLRQTGQLYLEAFTQTHNRVYTIGPSFRQERKVSNRHLCEFTLIEFEGRDFELDGLMNLIESLIQKMYRAAADISKSRELERYTEMPFNRIKYADAVTLLKRNKFEIEMNDDLGSAEELAICAILGSLPTFVTHYPSDPKPKQGGVIKFFSMKRDNGETLCCDLLLPHVGESVGGAVREGKVEVCRKQFEESYMYDHLVERNVDPAQFGWYFEVLKHGQGQSSGCGIGFERVVQSILALVRNVSSIKAAVELPRSPDYLVP, from the coding sequence ATGCGTCATTTGGATGTCATTCAAGGAGCGTTCAAGGATACTACTTATCTTCGCTCCAAACTCCTGGCGGCGGCCCGGGACTGGTTTGAAGAGAACTCCTTCATGGAAATTTCCGTTCCCTGTATCACGGGAGCCACCGGCTCATGCGAGTGGTTCCCCAACGCCATGCCGGTCACGATGTTCAATGAAAACGGCGGCGAACTGAACATGTTCCTGCGCCAGACCGGGCAACTTTATCTCGAGGCCTTTACACAGACTCACAACCGTGTATACACCATCGGCCCTTCGTTCCGCCAGGAGCGGAAGGTTTCCAACCGGCATCTCTGCGAATTCACCCTGATCGAATTCGAGGGACGCGATTTCGAACTGGACGGCCTCATGAACCTGATTGAGTCGCTGATTCAGAAAATGTATCGGGCGGCGGCCGACATCAGCAAATCCCGGGAATTGGAGCGCTACACCGAGATGCCCTTCAATCGGATTAAATATGCCGATGCCGTTACGCTGCTCAAAAGAAACAAATTCGAGATCGAGATGAATGATGATCTCGGAAGCGCCGAGGAACTCGCAATCTGCGCTATTCTCGGTTCCCTGCCGACCTTTGTCACCCATTATCCCTCCGATCCCAAACCGAAACAGGGGGGTGTCATCAAGTTCTTCTCGATGAAACGCGACAACGGCGAAACTCTCTGTTGCGACCTGCTCCTGCCGCACGTCGGCGAGTCGGTCGGCGGTGCGGTCCGGGAAGGGAAAGTCGAGGTTTGTCGGAAACAATTCGAAGAATCTTACATGTATGACCATCTGGTGGAACGAAATGTCGATCCGGCGCAGTTCGGATGGTATTTCGAGGTTCTCAAGCACGGGCAGGGTCAATCGTCGGGATGCGGCATCGGCTTCGAACGGGTGGTGCAATCGATCCTGGCGTTGGTACGGAATGTGTCATCGATCAAGGCGGCGGTGGAACTGCCTCGTTCACCCGATTACCTCGTGCCGTAA
- a CDS encoding DNA polymerase III epsilon subunit-like 3'-5' exonuclease (fragment) — protein MGKPVNFSAPFVALDFETANYYPNSACALALVRVENGLIIDRKVELIRPPDRQFAFTWLHGIAWDDVVDKPSFADLWPQFRDFIKGAKFLAAHNASFDRGVLRTCCFEAGITQPRIRFVCTMKLAREKWNIYPTRLPDVCGRFGIPLNHHDPLSDAEACARIIMQAREESGVLI, from the coding sequence ATGGGGAAACCGGTAAATTTCTCGGCGCCCTTTGTGGCGCTTGATTTCGAGACGGCCAATTATTATCCCAACTCCGCCTGCGCCCTGGCGCTGGTCCGGGTCGAGAACGGGCTAATTATCGATCGCAAGGTGGAATTAATCCGCCCGCCGGATCGCCAGTTTGCCTTTACCTGGTTGCACGGTATCGCCTGGGATGATGTTGTCGACAAGCCGTCATTCGCCGATTTGTGGCCTCAATTCAGGGATTTTATTAAAGGGGCCAAATTTCTGGCGGCGCATAACGCCTCGTTTGACCGCGGGGTGCTCCGCACCTGTTGTTTCGAAGCCGGTATCACCCAGCCGCGGATAAGATTTGTCTGCACCATGAAACTGGCGCGGGAAAAGTGGAATATCTATCCTACCCGTCTGCCCGATGTTTGCGGACGATTCGGCATCCCGCTCAATCATCACGACCCGCTCTCGGATGCCGAAGCGTGCGCGCGGATAATCATGCAGGCACGGGAAGAAAGCGGGGTGCTTATTTGA
- a CDS encoding exported hypothetical protein (Evidence 5 : Unknown function) yields MLRKIFTLKMAMMAILGTALIMWSFSPAMAQGMTSGKTMAKSTKMSHMKSGSHKGILDGKYFSGTETGNGTRANETDEVYFRDGMLHSKSADMKSFEPAPYTATEENGTISFKAETMSKMNGKMEWNGTVKDNKLDATVTWTRNGKEPTTLTINCSESQHYKGEKMAPAPTMKK; encoded by the coding sequence ATGCTTAGGAAAATCTTTACACTGAAGATGGCCATGATGGCAATCCTGGGAACGGCACTGATAATGTGGAGCTTCTCTCCGGCTATGGCGCAAGGCATGACCTCCGGGAAGACGATGGCGAAATCGACCAAGATGTCGCATATGAAATCCGGGAGTCATAAGGGAATTCTCGACGGCAAATATTTTTCCGGCACCGAAACCGGCAACGGCACTCGGGCCAATGAAACCGACGAAGTATATTTCCGCGACGGGATGCTTCATTCCAAATCGGCGGATATGAAAAGTTTCGAACCGGCCCCTTATACCGCGACCGAGGAAAATGGGACAATTTCGTTCAAAGCCGAAACCATGAGCAAAATGAATGGTAAAATGGAATGGAACGGCACGGTGAAGGATAATAAACTGGACGCGACGGTCACCTGGACCCGGAATGGAAAGGAACCGACCACGTTGACAATAAATTGCTCCGAGTCGCAGCACTATAAAGGTGAAAAAATGGCTCCCGCTCCCACAATGAAGAAATAG
- a CDS encoding hypothetical protein (Evidence 5 : Unknown function), with amino-acid sequence MWDGNDWSPLGTGIGDGPYSYSVVSALATYNGKLIAGGVFTRAGNIDATGIASWNGTSWSAVSESVIGDVYAFTIFDHKLIAGGWFVKAGNVDAMGIASWNGTAWSTIGFGLDAMVYSLYVFDNYLRVGGWFTLNNSINAAGVAVWDGIQWSLPDSGMTAGVHALQGFDNKLYAGGTFTNTPDGSANRIASWDGASWSPLGSGVNDDVYAMAVYNENLLVGGVFTSAGGKECSYLAQWTRKSTTAVASDRENNLPGEFALSQNYPNPFNPVTVIEFSVPKRSHVTIDLFNMLGQKIRTLVNETRPAGEYRIEWDGRDDAGKAVATGVYFYRLQAGDYTASKKMILLK; translated from the coding sequence GTGTGGGACGGTAATGACTGGTCACCGCTCGGGACAGGTATCGGGGATGGCCCTTATTCCTATAGCGTCGTATCCGCACTGGCAACCTATAATGGCAAATTGATAGCCGGAGGCGTATTCACCAGGGCCGGAAATATCGACGCCACCGGAATTGCATCATGGAACGGCACTTCATGGTCCGCCGTGAGTGAGAGTGTTATCGGGGATGTCTATGCTTTCACTATCTTTGATCATAAACTCATAGCCGGGGGCTGGTTTGTAAAGGCCGGCAATGTCGACGCCATGGGGATAGCCTCGTGGAATGGAACAGCATGGTCAACGATTGGCTTCGGTCTGGATGCCATGGTTTATTCACTTTATGTCTTCGATAATTACCTCAGAGTCGGCGGCTGGTTCACCCTGAATAATTCTATAAATGCGGCCGGGGTGGCGGTATGGGACGGAATTCAATGGTCGCTCCCCGATTCGGGCATGACGGCGGGCGTCCACGCTCTGCAGGGATTTGATAATAAATTGTATGCGGGCGGCACTTTCACTAATACTCCTGACGGTAGCGCCAATCGGATAGCTTCGTGGGATGGCGCCTCCTGGTCCCCGCTGGGCTCCGGTGTCAATGACGATGTTTATGCCATGGCGGTATATAACGAAAATCTGCTTGTCGGCGGGGTTTTCACCTCCGCCGGCGGTAAAGAATGTTCCTATCTGGCCCAATGGACCAGGAAATCGACAACCGCTGTTGCATCCGATCGGGAAAATAATCTGCCCGGCGAGTTTGCCCTAAGTCAGAACTACCCCAATCCGTTCAATCCCGTCACGGTGATAGAATTCAGTGTCCCGAAACGATCCCATGTGACCATCGATCTTTTCAACATGCTGGGACAGAAAATACGGACATTGGTGAACGAAACCAGACCGGCCGGGGAGTACCGTATCGAATGGGATGGCCGCGATGATGCCGGCAAAGCGGTTGCCACCGGCGTATATTTCTACCGCCTTCAAGCCGGCGACTATACCGCTTCGAAGAAGATGATATTGTTGAAATAG
- a CDS encoding conserved membrane hypothetical protein (Evidence 4 : Unknown function but conserved in other organisms) gives MKSTIELAALVGLALGLFLVGYYWSILPDRIPSHYSLAGNVDQWSSKASLLLLPAISLVIYIALNVVIRYPKIYNYPWKFAPQNLHRQQELATLFLSSLKMEIVWLFSLLEYQTIRIALGKEKALGPEFIIIFIVIIFGSAAFYFVKSYRAR, from the coding sequence TTGAAATCGACCATCGAATTGGCGGCGCTGGTGGGGCTGGCGCTGGGGCTGTTTCTGGTTGGATATTATTGGTCAATATTGCCGGATCGGATTCCCAGCCATTACAGTCTGGCCGGGAATGTCGATCAGTGGAGTTCCAAGGCGTCCCTGCTTCTACTTCCCGCCATCAGTCTGGTGATATATATCGCGTTGAACGTGGTCATCCGCTATCCCAAAATCTACAATTATCCCTGGAAGTTCGCACCGCAGAATCTTCACCGGCAACAGGAACTCGCGACCCTTTTTCTGTCTTCGCTGAAAATGGAAATAGTCTGGCTGTTCAGTCTGCTCGAATATCAGACTATCCGGATTGCCCTGGGGAAGGAAAAGGCTCTCGGTCCCGAATTTATCATCATCTTCATCGTGATAATATTCGGATCCGCGGCGTTTTATTTTGTCAAAAGCTATCGGGCCCGATAG
- a CDS encoding hypothetical protein (Evidence 5 : Unknown function): protein MRKANPNANISGICGKSKPENTRHIFMTNRSCQIAKKDIDYFDGEIKNFEKTQFAEVGMRIVRISICVPILYLLLTSAGFSQGLVTQPFPESGPLFSLHAQHGNFVKSEGYDFPSGAFEFSALVPVADRWLVYTYIPIGVTTSKQINGTIFGNVTLGLGSGFRLGEKSLFIGSMQFTLNTAPGLEGDCHCTSKYWAMYAGWYSNFYHGERFAVNYWTLGPNLQFRFKSSPSLTLYAEVWPSWYIPDGSWGHSELWMQNGIGLNAGFRQVRGIVEYVNSYWMAGKKPAADDSYQDAVGVGVQGILDQFRATLYYQAMLDNLLKQVTDGTFGLKLEYILALE from the coding sequence GTGCGAAAAGCAAATCCGAACGCCAATATAAGCGGGATTTGCGGGAAATCCAAGCCGGAAAATACCCGTCATATATTTATGACAAATCGGTCTTGTCAGATTGCGAAAAAAGATATAGATTATTTCGACGGGGAGATCAAAAATTTCGAAAAAACTCAATTTGCGGAGGTTGGTATGCGGATAGTCCGAATTTCAATCTGCGTTCCGATATTATATCTATTGTTAACTTCAGCGGGATTTTCGCAGGGGCTGGTGACTCAGCCGTTCCCCGAAAGCGGCCCTCTGTTTTCGCTGCATGCCCAGCACGGGAATTTTGTCAAATCGGAAGGATACGATTTCCCCAGCGGGGCGTTCGAGTTTTCAGCCCTTGTACCGGTTGCGGACCGGTGGCTTGTTTATACGTATATTCCGATCGGCGTCACGACCTCCAAACAAATCAACGGGACAATTTTCGGCAATGTGACCCTCGGACTCGGGAGTGGTTTCCGGTTGGGGGAAAAGAGTCTTTTTATCGGCTCGATGCAATTTACTCTGAACACGGCACCGGGGCTGGAGGGGGACTGCCATTGCACTTCAAAATACTGGGCAATGTACGCCGGATGGTATTCGAATTTTTATCACGGAGAACGATTTGCCGTTAATTATTGGACGCTCGGACCAAATCTCCAGTTTCGCTTCAAATCCTCGCCCTCTTTAACACTCTATGCCGAAGTCTGGCCGTCCTGGTATATCCCCGATGGATCCTGGGGACACAGCGAATTATGGATGCAAAACGGTATCGGTCTGAACGCCGGATTCCGGCAGGTCCGGGGCATTGTCGAATATGTCAACTCATACTGGATGGCCGGCAAAAAACCGGCGGCGGACGATAGTTATCAGGACGCCGTCGGCGTTGGAGTTCAAGGCATATTGGATCAATTCCGGGCGACTCTGTATTATCAGGCGATGCTCGACAATTTATTGAAACAGGTAACGGACGGGACCTTCGGGCTGAAACTCGAATATATATTGGCGCTGGAGTGA
- a CDS encoding exported hypothetical protein (Evidence 5 : Unknown function), whose protein sequence is MSKLLILTLKGIFLILICVSAVAGFPSQAKRIPGNNNAKVFAESPDDIYWDSTISPGSQGLNGQVLAMIVFDGKLIVGGDFTAVGEIAANHIASWDGANWSPLGSGTNAYVTALTVYNNKLVAGGVFTTAGASSAS, encoded by the coding sequence ATGTCAAAATTATTAATCCTCACCCTGAAAGGGATATTTCTGATACTAATATGTGTGTCAGCCGTGGCCGGCTTTCCCAGTCAAGCTAAAAGAATACCTGGAAATAATAATGCGAAAGTCTTCGCCGAGAGCCCGGATGATATCTATTGGGATTCCACCATTTCACCCGGAAGCCAGGGGCTGAACGGCCAGGTTTTGGCGATGATAGTCTTTGACGGCAAACTGATTGTCGGGGGCGATTTTACCGCCGTTGGTGAAATAGCGGCCAACCATATCGCATCCTGGGACGGCGCCAACTGGTCGCCACTCGGATCAGGGACAAACGCTTATGTCACCGCCCTCACCGTCTATAACAACAAGTTGGTTGCGGGGGGAGTGTTCACTACAGCGGGCGCTTCCAGCGCCAGTTGA